Proteins from one Coregonus clupeaformis isolate EN_2021a chromosome 29, ASM2061545v1, whole genome shotgun sequence genomic window:
- the arsh gene encoding arylsulfatase D isoform X1, whose translation MRDCFLTRKKVLCLLALLLCLATGRDVTASEEDRKPNFVLMMVDDLGIGDIGCYGNDSIRTPNIDRLAAEGVKLTQHIAAAPLCTPSRAAFHTGRYALRSGLGSTGRVQVLLFLGGSGGLPPTETTFAKRLQEQGYTTGLVGKWHLGVNCERRGDHCHHPNTHGFSYFYGLPFTLFNDCRPGEGTDVLADLQNRLWQLTLLGSLALFSLVCVRVCGLLEVSVSVIVAVTCLCLLAFSVWFVPFELLMTWNCIIMRNQEVVEQPMDLDTLSQRLLGEAQGFIERNAGRPFLLFLSLAHVHTPLFSSPGFAGKSRHGLYGDNVEEVDYMIGRMTETVDRLGLANNTMMYFTSDHGGHIEDADEQGQKGGWNGIYKGGKAMGGWEGGIRVPGIFRWPGRLPAGRVFDTPTSLMDLYPTLTHLASATHSDRLLDGYDLMPVLEGRTERSQHEFMFHYCGVYLNAVRWHPPGSESVYKVHFFTPNFSPPGAGGCYDTKVCLCHGSHVTHHNPPIIFDLHTDPSESRPLTPDTEPRYQEVIQQTAKAVEQHSATLTHTHPSHTQPDTHTPRSEPVPNQLTWEKILWRPWLQPCCGTFPFCGCTENITSTLA comes from the exons ATGCGTGACTGTTTCCTTACGCGAAAAAAAGT GCTCTGCTTGCTGGCCCTGTTGCTGTGCCTGGCCACAGGAAGGGATGTCACAGCGTCAGAGGAGGACAGGAAGCCCAACTTCGTCCTGATGATGGTGGACGACCTCGGCATTGGGGACATCGGTTGTTACGGCAATGACTCCATCAG gactcCTAATATCGACCGTTTAGCAGCAGAGGGAGTGAAGTTGACTCAGCATATAGCTGCCGCTCCTCTCTGTACACCCAGTAGAGCTGCCTTCCACACAGGACGCTACGCACTgcgctcag gTCTGGGCAGTACAGGGCGTGTGCAGGTGTTGTTGTTTCTGGGAGGTTCTGGGGGTCTACCCCCCACTGAGACCACCTTCGCTAAGAGACTACAGGAGCAGGGATACACCACCGGACTAGTGG GAAAATGGCACCTGGGTGTGAACTGTGAGCGTCGAGGGGACCACTGccaccaccccaacacacacggCTTCAGCTACTTCTACGGCCTGCCTTTCACCCTGTTCAATGACTGTAGACCAGGGGAGGGGACGGATGTACTAGCTGACCTACAGAACAGACTGTGGCAACTAACACTGCTGGGGTCCCTGGCCCTGTTCAGCCTG gtgtgtgtgcgtgtgtgtggtctgCTTGAGGTGAGTGTGTCTGTCATCGTGGCGGTGACCTGTCTGTGTCTGCTGGCGTTCAGTGTGTGGTTCGTGCCGTTTGAACTCCTGATGACCTGGAACTGCATCATCATGAGGAACCAGGAAGTGGTGGAGCAGCCCATGGACCTAGACACGTTATCACAAAGACTACTGGGAGAGGCCCAGGGCTTCATAGAGAG GAATGCTGGCAGGCCGTTCCTCCTGTTCCTGTCTCTGGCCCACGTACacactcctctgttctcctctcctggcTTCGCTGGGAAGAGTCGCCATGGTCTCTATGGAGACAACGTAGAGGAAGTGGACTATATGATCG GTCGTATGACTGAGACAGTGGACAGGTTGGGTCTGGCCAACAACACAATGATGTATTTCACCTCTGACCACGGAGGCCATATTGAAGACGCAGATGAACAAGGACAGAAAGGAGGCTGGAATGGAATCTACAAAG GTGGGAAGGCGATGGGTGGATGGGAGGGAGGTATCAGGGTGCCAGGTATATTCCGTTGGCCTGGCAGGCTACCAGCAGGCAGAGTGTTTGACACACCCACCAGTCTCATGGACCTCTaccccacactcacacacctggCCAGTGCAACACACAGCGacag GTTGTTAGATGGCTATGATCTGATGCCTGTTTTAGAGGGGAGGACAGAGCGGTCGCAGCATGAGTTCATGTTCCACTATTGTGGTGTTTACCTCAACGCAGTACGCTGGCACCCACCTGgga GTGAGTCCGTCTATAAGGTCCACTTCTTTACCCCTAACTTCTCCCCACCGGGCGCTGGCGGTTGCTATGACACCAAGGTTTGTTTATGTCACGGAAGTCATGTGACACACCACAACCCCCCCATCATCTTTGACCTTCACACCGACCCCTCGGAGTCCCGCCCCCTGACCCCAGACACTGAGCCACGCTACCAGGAAGTTATACAGCAGACTGCCAAGGCCGTGGAGCAGCACAGtgccaccctcacacacacacatccctcacacacccaaccagacacacacactcc
- the arsh gene encoding arylsulfatase D isoform X2, giving the protein MRLCLLALLLCLATGRDVTASEEDRKPNFVLMMVDDLGIGDIGCYGNDSIRTPNIDRLAAEGVKLTQHIAAAPLCTPSRAAFHTGRYALRSGLGSTGRVQVLLFLGGSGGLPPTETTFAKRLQEQGYTTGLVGKWHLGVNCERRGDHCHHPNTHGFSYFYGLPFTLFNDCRPGEGTDVLADLQNRLWQLTLLGSLALFSLVCVRVCGLLEVSVSVIVAVTCLCLLAFSVWFVPFELLMTWNCIIMRNQEVVEQPMDLDTLSQRLLGEAQGFIERNAGRPFLLFLSLAHVHTPLFSSPGFAGKSRHGLYGDNVEEVDYMIGRMTETVDRLGLANNTMMYFTSDHGGHIEDADEQGQKGGWNGIYKGGKAMGGWEGGIRVPGIFRWPGRLPAGRVFDTPTSLMDLYPTLTHLASATHSDRLLDGYDLMPVLEGRTERSQHEFMFHYCGVYLNAVRWHPPGSESVYKVHFFTPNFSPPGAGGCYDTKVCLCHGSHVTHHNPPIIFDLHTDPSESRPLTPDTEPRYQEVIQQTAKAVEQHSATLTHTHPSHTQPDTHTPRSEPVPNQLTWEKILWRPWLQPCCGTFPFCGCTENITSTLA; this is encoded by the exons ATGAG GCTCTGCTTGCTGGCCCTGTTGCTGTGCCTGGCCACAGGAAGGGATGTCACAGCGTCAGAGGAGGACAGGAAGCCCAACTTCGTCCTGATGATGGTGGACGACCTCGGCATTGGGGACATCGGTTGTTACGGCAATGACTCCATCAG gactcCTAATATCGACCGTTTAGCAGCAGAGGGAGTGAAGTTGACTCAGCATATAGCTGCCGCTCCTCTCTGTACACCCAGTAGAGCTGCCTTCCACACAGGACGCTACGCACTgcgctcag gTCTGGGCAGTACAGGGCGTGTGCAGGTGTTGTTGTTTCTGGGAGGTTCTGGGGGTCTACCCCCCACTGAGACCACCTTCGCTAAGAGACTACAGGAGCAGGGATACACCACCGGACTAGTGG GAAAATGGCACCTGGGTGTGAACTGTGAGCGTCGAGGGGACCACTGccaccaccccaacacacacggCTTCAGCTACTTCTACGGCCTGCCTTTCACCCTGTTCAATGACTGTAGACCAGGGGAGGGGACGGATGTACTAGCTGACCTACAGAACAGACTGTGGCAACTAACACTGCTGGGGTCCCTGGCCCTGTTCAGCCTG gtgtgtgtgcgtgtgtgtggtctgCTTGAGGTGAGTGTGTCTGTCATCGTGGCGGTGACCTGTCTGTGTCTGCTGGCGTTCAGTGTGTGGTTCGTGCCGTTTGAACTCCTGATGACCTGGAACTGCATCATCATGAGGAACCAGGAAGTGGTGGAGCAGCCCATGGACCTAGACACGTTATCACAAAGACTACTGGGAGAGGCCCAGGGCTTCATAGAGAG GAATGCTGGCAGGCCGTTCCTCCTGTTCCTGTCTCTGGCCCACGTACacactcctctgttctcctctcctggcTTCGCTGGGAAGAGTCGCCATGGTCTCTATGGAGACAACGTAGAGGAAGTGGACTATATGATCG GTCGTATGACTGAGACAGTGGACAGGTTGGGTCTGGCCAACAACACAATGATGTATTTCACCTCTGACCACGGAGGCCATATTGAAGACGCAGATGAACAAGGACAGAAAGGAGGCTGGAATGGAATCTACAAAG GTGGGAAGGCGATGGGTGGATGGGAGGGAGGTATCAGGGTGCCAGGTATATTCCGTTGGCCTGGCAGGCTACCAGCAGGCAGAGTGTTTGACACACCCACCAGTCTCATGGACCTCTaccccacactcacacacctggCCAGTGCAACACACAGCGacag GTTGTTAGATGGCTATGATCTGATGCCTGTTTTAGAGGGGAGGACAGAGCGGTCGCAGCATGAGTTCATGTTCCACTATTGTGGTGTTTACCTCAACGCAGTACGCTGGCACCCACCTGgga GTGAGTCCGTCTATAAGGTCCACTTCTTTACCCCTAACTTCTCCCCACCGGGCGCTGGCGGTTGCTATGACACCAAGGTTTGTTTATGTCACGGAAGTCATGTGACACACCACAACCCCCCCATCATCTTTGACCTTCACACCGACCCCTCGGAGTCCCGCCCCCTGACCCCAGACACTGAGCCACGCTACCAGGAAGTTATACAGCAGACTGCCAAGGCCGTGGAGCAGCACAGtgccaccctcacacacacacatccctcacacacccaaccagacacacacactcc